GTAGTAGATGCTCAGCGCGCTGCGGACCGCGCCCAGGTTGCCCTTGGTCGCGCCTTCGTTCGACTTACGGATAAGCTCAGCGAACTTCGGGATCGCGATGGCCGCGAGGATACCGATGATGGCCACGACGATCATGAGCTCGATGAGGGTGAAGCCCCGCTTGCTGTTACGCATGGTCTTTACTCCCTCCTTTGTGCCGGCATGATGTATTCAAGGAGTAATTCGATCGATCCCGGCACGTATAGGTACGACCTTGCGAACTATGACAGCCCGATTGTACCGCAGGGCCCACCTTGTGTCAACTACTTTATGCGGCGACGTGGAGCACGGGGGAGCCCCGGCCGCTGCGCCGTCAATTCGTAGATCTCCGCGCCGGAGACTCCGTCGCGGAAGGCGAGCCGGTACGGGGGGTTCCGCAGCCCCTCGCGGAAGGACTCCAGCGACCGGCCCCAGGAGAACTCCCCGGGCCTCGAGGCCCCGAGGTCCGGCACGGGAACCCAGAAGACCCAGCGCACGCGCAGGCGCCGCAGAGCCGCCGGCCCGCGCTCGCCGGGGCGCAGGGAGGTGAAGGGGAGGAACGGCCTCCCCGTGTACCAGGCCTCGCGCGCCTCGAAGACCCCGAGGAATAGGTCCTCGGCCCGCGTATTCTCCCGCGCCCAGGCGTACGCCGCGGCCTGCTCGGGAAGGGCGTGCGCGCGGGCGGCCTCGCGCAGCGCGGGGAACTGGACGCAGAAAGACGGCCCCGCCAGGAGAGCCGCCAGGAGGAACGCGCCCGTCCGGCCGCGCAGGTCCAGCGCCAGCGCCAGCAGGCCCGCGAGCAGGAAAGGAAGCAGCGGCGGAAGATAGCGCTCGTACCACCACGGCCAGAAGGCGTGCATCAGGAGCGAGCCCGCCAGAAAGAGCCCCGCCTCCCTCCAGCCGGGGACCGTCCGGCGGCGCCACCAGCCCGCGGCGGAGAGGAGGGTCAGCACGGCGCCCGTCGTCGCCGCGAGAGCGCGCGGAGCCTCGCGCAGCGGCAGGACGGTCCGCCCCCAGAGCTCGACGGCCGCGGAGAGGTTCGCCGCCGCCAGCGCGAAGAGCGCCGCCGCCCCGCGGGGTAGGTGCGCGAAGAGCTCGGCCCCTTCGGGCAGCTGGACGCCCGCCGCGGCCGTCCAGGCCTTCCAGAGCAGGGGGAGCGGAGCGGCCGCCGCGAGACAGACGAAGGCGTCGCGGCGCCGTCCTCTCAGCCAAAAGAAGGCCGGCACCGCGGCCGCGAGCGGGAGCGCCGCCGGCCGGACGAGCCAGGTCGCGCCCAGGCAGAGGCCCGCGGCCCACGCCGGAAGTCCCGCCTCCAGAGCCGCCAGGAGGCCGAACGCGCAGGAGAGGAACGGGAACTCGCACATGGCGATGCCGGCGCGGGAGAGCACGAGGGGGTTGAGGCCGAAGAGGACCAGCGCGGCGAGCGCCGCGGCGGGGCCTTCCCGCCGGCGCATCCAGGCCCAGAAGAGGAACGAGGAGAGCGCCAGCCAGAGCCAGGCCCAGAGCTGGTAGCCGAGGGGGTTCTCTCCGGAGACGGCCGCCGCGGGGGCGAGGAGGAGCGGCCAACCCGGAGTCGTCGTGGCCAGCGGAGGGTCGCCGGGAGAGATGCCGAGCGCGTAGCGGCCCGCGAGCAGGGCCCTGGAGGCGAGGACGTAGACGGCATCGTCTCCCTCGGAGCCGAGGTAACGGGCGGGGACGACGAGCAGCTGTGCGAGGAGGATAAAGACGAAGACCGCGAGGATCGCGGTCTTCGGGTCGAACCTACCGGATGGGCAAGCGGGGACTTGAACCCCGAAGGCCTTGCGGCCACACGGTCCTGAGCCGTGCGCGTCTGCCAATTCCGCCACCTGCCCGTCCTGTAGGTCCGGCCGCCGGCAATTGCTAGAATGATTATAGCGGGTTCGCTGACGACCGTCAATGACAGAGAAAAAGAAGAAGGCCGAGAAGGCCGACGACGGACGGGTCTCCGTCGCCCTCAACCGGAAGGCGCGCATGCGCTACGAGATCCTCGAGACCCTCGAGGCCGGCCTCGCGCTCAAGGGCGCCGAGGTCAAATCGGTGCGCGCCGGCGGAGTCTCCTTCGAAGGCAGCTTCGCCCGCGTCGACGGCGCGGAGGCCTGGCTCCACAACCTGCACATCGCGCCCTACAAGCAGAACACCGTCGAGGCCATCCCCCCCCTGCGCACGCGCAAGCTGCTGCTCCATCGCCGGGAGATCGAACGCCTCGGCGGG
The Elusimicrobiota bacterium genome window above contains:
- the smpB gene encoding SsrA-binding protein SmpB; this translates as MTEKKKKAEKADDGRVSVALNRKARMRYEILETLEAGLALKGAEVKSVRAGGVSFEGSFARVDGAEAWLHNLHIAPYKQNTVEAIPPLRTRKLLLHRREIERLGGKLQTKGLTIVPLEIFFLRGWAKVLLGLGRGKRGPDRRDDLKKRDLEREMGRGFRARG